Proteins from a genomic interval of Halopseudomonas litoralis:
- a CDS encoding TIGR03745 family integrating conjugative element membrane protein, giving the protein MKTRFPSQRHLQRCASTLGIAFVPVLSFAQGLPQMEDPSRGTGGGIMETIRNYGYDIVLLVALLVVASMFVGVCYHAYGTYAEIHTGKKTWGQFGLTVAVGAVMLVIGIWLLTEATGIL; this is encoded by the coding sequence ATGAAAACGCGCTTCCCTTCACAACGTCACCTTCAGCGCTGCGCATCCACCTTGGGCATCGCCTTTGTACCTGTGCTGTCATTCGCGCAGGGTCTGCCACAGATGGAAGACCCATCTCGCGGTACCGGTGGCGGCATCATGGAAACCATTCGCAATTATGGGTACGACATAGTCCTGTTGGTCGCGCTGCTGGTGGTGGCTTCCATGTTTGTGGGTGTGTGTTATCACGCCTATGGCACCTACGCAGAGATCCACACAGGAAAAAAGACCTGGGGTCAGTTTGGTCTGACGGTCGCCGTGGGGGCGGTGATGCTGGTGATCGGCATCTGGTTGCTCACCGAAGCCACCGGCATCCTGTAA
- a CDS encoding TIGR03750 family conjugal transfer protein, translated as MSEHQQFLADGTVSFLPHRLNRHPVVVRGLTADELWICCGLSGVLGLLIGTTLSLLFSTFALVPTFAVVSIALGVFIGGGFLRRRKRGRPDTWLYRQLQWRIATRYTVFNAWVGGHGLITRSGHWTIRRDVP; from the coding sequence ATGTCTGAGCATCAGCAATTTCTGGCCGATGGCACTGTGTCGTTTCTTCCGCACCGGCTCAACCGGCATCCAGTTGTGGTGCGGGGATTGACCGCCGATGAGCTGTGGATCTGCTGCGGCCTGTCTGGGGTGCTCGGGCTGTTGATCGGTACAACCTTGTCATTGCTGTTCTCGACCTTCGCTCTGGTGCCTACCTTCGCTGTTGTCAGCATTGCCCTGGGCGTTTTCATCGGGGGCGGCTTCCTGCGCCGCCGCAAACGGGGCAGGCCGGACACCTGGCTATATCGGCAATTGCAATGGCGCATAGCGACCCGCTATACGGTGTTCAACGCTTGGGTGGGCGGTCATGGTCTGATTACCCGTTCCGGCCACTGGACCATCCGGCGGGACGTGCCGTGA